The nucleotide window TTCTGGCTGGGATTGATTTTCGCTGCGCAACTGGCAATGGGATTTTTGCTTATTGATTTTGCCGACCTGTTCCTTTCGCGTATCGATTCCTACCGAAAGTCCTGGATGAAGTATCGTGTGTGGTTGGCGCTTGGACTAAGCTGTATAGTGATCGTTTATGTTGTCGTTCGAGTGTATCGCGATACCTGGACGGTTCGCACACGCGAGCGCATCGTCGAAATTGCCAATCTGCCTGCCGAGTTAGAAAATTTCCGCATCATTCACATTGCCGATTTGCAAGCAGCCAATGAAACCAATGGCTCGAAATTACAAAACTATGTCGATGTGGTAAATCGCCTCAAAGGCGATGTGATTTTCTTTAGCGGCGACGTGGTGACATCTGGAACCGAGTTTGTTGAAGCGGGGGCGCAGGCAATGGGAAAAATGACCGCAACGCATGGTATTTATGCGGTCGTTGGCGATCATGATTTGTTTGGCGACAAAGCCCTCGTCAAAAGAAAATTGCAGGAAAACGGCATCAACGTTTTGGATAACCTCGCGGCAATTATTCCGGTTCAGGCTTCGGCGCTTTCGATAACCGGCGTAACCAATGCCTATCGCGAGCGACCGTCGCAGGCGACGCTTGCGACCATCGAATCGCAACGGCTCAAAGGTGCAGTCAATATTTTTCTCATTCACCAACCGTCACCCGACCTGGTCGATTTCGCAAAGTCGAAAGGCTATGACCTGTTCCTTGCAGGACATACGCACGGCGGGCAAATTGTTTTTCCTCTGCCGGGTTTTTTGCTCACCGGCTCATCATTTGAAACGCCGTATGTGACGGGCTTTTACCAGGTCGATAAAATGCTGGTGAGCGTCAATAACGGATTGGGGCTGACGCTTGCGCCGATTCGCTATCACGCCCCTGCGGAAGTGACATTAATTCGACTCAAACGAGCGAACGATTCGCAAAATTAATCGGAGGAGATTTTAGAGGTGAACTGGCATGCGCGGATGCTCAATGCGGATGAATTAAAACCCTATCAAAAAAGTCAAAGCGAATACGGTTTTCGTGACGATGTGGTGGCATTGATTGAACACCAGAAAGAAAACTGGTCGGCGCTCGGCGAAGGGTACGCGGCGCTTTCGCAAATTGAAACCCGCCGTATCGAAAGTGACGGCTCAAGCGTTGTCGTGCAGCACAATCCCCGTCGGGTTCGCAGCACTGCCGCCGCCGTTGATCGAGCCTCAATCGAAGCCCGCAAATGTTTTTTGTGCGCCGACCATTTGCCCGCAGAAGAGAAGGGCATTGCATACGATGAAAATCTCGTCATCCTCTGCAACCCTTTCCCGGTGCTCGATAACCATCTGGTCATTACCCATAAAAATCATGTCGAGCAAAAAATTGACGGGCACATCGAGGATTTGCTGGCGCTCGCCTTTGATTTAGGTGAAGCGTTTTTTGTGTTATACAACGGAGCCGAATGCGGCGCGTCGGCGCCAGACCACTTTCACCTGCAAGCCTGTTCGCGCAAGCTGTTGCCAATTGATGAAGTGTTGAAAAACACAGAGCCATCGGCGGATATTGACTGCGATGTCTGTGAAGATTTGGCGCGGCGCGATTTTGAATTGTTCACACTTGGCGATTTCGGGCGCAGCGCCATTGTCTTTCGCGCCGCTTCGCGCATTGAAATTACCAACTGGGCTTATCAAGTCATTCAGGCATTAGCCGCAGCCACCGGCAAACCTGAGCCGATGATGAATCTCATTGCCTATTTCGAGCGCGGCATTTTTACCTTGATTTTATTTCCGCGCGCCCGCCATCGCCCCGCCTGTTTTTACGGTGAAGGTGAAGCGCGAATGATGATTAGTCCGGGCGCTGTGGATATGGCTGGAATTCTGGTGATGCCCGAACAGGCGCATTATGAAAAGATTGATGCCGGGCAAATCGAAGCGATTTTTAAGGAAGTCAGTTTGCCGATTGAACAGGTAGAAGAAATTCTCGAACCGCTTTGTGCCATTCAAACTCCGGTTGGGTTTTGATTGGTTCGAGCAGGTTGCGAATGCGGGTTTAGCGTAACCGTTACGGCGCGGTCAAAGACCGCTTGCTTAACCTCGGTAATGGGTGGTCATGCGCGCCGATAGAATCGTATGAGTTAATTGTTTTTCGGTTGAAATACCGGCGATTGATTAGTAGCGGCTTTGCCCTGTAAATCTTCGCCTTTAAGTATGCCGGTCTGATCAAGATAGAAAGAAATTCTGCCGGTTTTGCCATACAACTTTGGCGTCGCAGTAACGGCATACGAAGTTTTATCCTCGCTCATGGTCATTGCAAAGAAATAGCCGCTTGATTCACTGTCTGCCATATCTTCATTCAATGCCTGTAATTTGACCAACTCCGCAAGCGTCGCATAAGTATTATTGAATTTTTGCGCATAGATGATTTCGGAACTATGAATTCTGGAGAGCATCAAAATCGCTTCCTGTTCGTTGACGCTGATGCGACTGTTAAAGAAAAAGTTTTTACCCTGCTGGTTGACCATCGTTAAAGATTCCTGGTCGCCAACCAACCACTCTCCATTGATGCGGATTAAGGTAATTTGCTGAAATTCTTCGATTGCCTCGAACTTTAAAAACACGGTCGCCGTTTCGCCGTTGATCTGTTCGCCTTTTACATCAATTTTGTCGGGAATTTCGGAAAAGGTTCGGGCAAAATCGGGTTCCAACTCTTTCAATTCCGCAGGTGTGAGTCCTTCGATTGCGCCGCGATAAACGGAAACGTGAAATCCTTCAACATATTTTTTATCTTTCAATGCCCGGTAAAATTTAATGACGGTTTCCGAAGGCGATTTTTGCGCGTAGGTGGTAACGCCTAATGTGAGTATCAAGCCAATGAAGATGACCAATTTTTTCATTTAAGAATCCTGTGTATGAATTTGCTTGAGCTATCGGGGCTTGGGGTACGGGGCTGGAAATTAGAGGGAGCGGAAAATTTTCAGGGACGCAGAAAATATACAATGTGAAGGTGGTGTAATCAACAATAATGATGGAAAGGATGTAAGTCAGGGTGAAAGTCTTTAGAGAGGAATTTGCCCGAATGCTTTCGAGAGGATCTCCGGCATTCGGGCTTTTCGGGTAAAACCGATATGAGGGGTTTCTCCTTTTGAGGGAATCATTTCCGATTCGTTAATTAACGCAATTATTTTTTTCGGACTCCCTCATTCAGGTGAAAAAAAATTATAAAATATTTTTGCTTACGGGTTTTCGGGCTTCGCCGATTCCCGACGCCGCTCAATCATCTTTTTCATCCACGCCAAACGTTCCTGTGCCGCCGGGTGCGCTTGAATAACTTTATCAATATTACCCAGGTAAGTTGTAAGTCCCGATAGCTTGCGTAATTCTTCGATGTAATCGCCAATGACTGCCCAGATGGAAATCATTTCGTTGCCGGATTCCAGAAACAAATCGCCGTTTAAGGTTCCGTGAACCACAAATGACGCTGCCATATCCCAATAAGTGGTCACCATACGGAAATGGGCATTGTGCGGATGTTGCGGATTGAACCAGACGGCTCTTACGTCATCGACAGATTGCGGGTTGAATTCAAAAAAATACCAGTTCCGCGCTTTGCGCATTTCATCTTCGCGCCGGAGTTCATATAACTTCAAAATCAATTGAGCGTCTTCGGTGGTTGCCGGTTTCATGGTACTCATCGGTTGGTTCACTCCTTTGTCAGTAGGATACAGGATTCAGGGAAAGAAAGTATGAAGTATGAAGTATGAAGTATGAAGTATGAACGAGGAACAAAATGAGGTTTAAGGTTGTTCTTCGTTCATCGTTCCGCTTTCATCGTTTCTTCCCTGAATCCTACATCCCGAATCCTAATTATTCAATTTCGTACTGGTGCTGACCTGTTGCAGGTCTATACGTTGTTGCAAAGTGTGGGCTTTGAAATGTTCGTCATC belongs to Acidobacteriota bacterium and includes:
- a CDS encoding metallophosphoesterase; protein product: MPWALRMTLMLTLVGSVLHFYVWRKIANSTAELSGWQKKRVGWMVALVALWCIAYPVLGAIGYSFKFTNLLGLIQRPGGWTNILLIYPFWLGLIFAAQLAMGFLLIDFADLFLSRIDSYRKSWMKYRVWLALGLSCIVIVYVVVRVYRDTWTVRTRERIVEIANLPAELENFRIIHIADLQAANETNGSKLQNYVDVVNRLKGDVIFFSGDVVTSGTEFVEAGAQAMGKMTATHGIYAVVGDHDLFGDKALVKRKLQENGINVLDNLAAIIPVQASALSITGVTNAYRERPSQATLATIESQRLKGAVNIFLIHQPSPDLVDFAKSKGYDLFLAGHTHGGQIVFPLPGFLLTGSSFETPYVTGFYQVDKMLVSVNNGLGLTLAPIRYHAPAEVTLIRLKRANDSQN
- a CDS encoding DUF4922 domain-containing protein, yielding MNWHARMLNADELKPYQKSQSEYGFRDDVVALIEHQKENWSALGEGYAALSQIETRRIESDGSSVVVQHNPRRVRSTAAAVDRASIEARKCFLCADHLPAEEKGIAYDENLVILCNPFPVLDNHLVITHKNHVEQKIDGHIEDLLALAFDLGEAFFVLYNGAECGASAPDHFHLQACSRKLLPIDEVLKNTEPSADIDCDVCEDLARRDFELFTLGDFGRSAIVFRAASRIEITNWAYQVIQALAAATGKPEPMMNLIAYFERGIFTLILFPRARHRPACFYGEGEARMMISPGAVDMAGILVMPEQAHYEKIDAGQIEAIFKEVSLPIEQVEEILEPLCAIQTPVGF